A window of Eikenella corrodens contains these coding sequences:
- a CDS encoding UDP-N-acetylmuramoyl-L-alanyl-D-glutamate--2,6-diaminopimelate ligase, which produces MYCLKDKQFDLPDNCTLPPDVAAGCILRMDSRLVQPGDVFVACQGEYADGRNYIPAAIANGAAMVFWDSGDGFAWRPEWQIANLGVPHLKQNAGLLAAKLYGNFSGSLSCWGVTGTNGKTSISQWLAQAADLLGTPCAIIGTVGNGFWGRLEETTHTTPNPVRVQTLLHQFKQQGAKAVAMEVSSHGLDQNRVVGTPFSSAIFTNLTRDHLDYHGSMAAYGASKAKLFYWQSLQHAIINTDDKFGRELTDRLRADRPSLNVYGYGFNEQADIRITRFTASAQGMQVAFDTPWGSGEIHSRLLGRFNAQNLAACIGLLCAEGYALPDVLRVLAQIRPATGRMDCISRAGRPLVVVDYAHTPDALEKALATLREIKPQDASLWCVFGCGGNRDRGKRPLMGSAAVQGADKVVITSDNPRMEEPQDIIADILPAVPQPALVEADRRVAIQTAIHRAAPQDIVLIAGKGHETYQDVQGEKHHFSDFEIAEAALDEAT; this is translated from the coding sequence ATGTATTGCTTGAAGGACAAACAGTTTGACTTGCCCGACAACTGCACCCTGCCGCCCGATGTGGCGGCGGGGTGCATTTTGCGTATGGACAGCCGCCTGGTTCAGCCGGGCGACGTATTCGTGGCTTGCCAGGGCGAATATGCCGACGGCCGCAACTATATTCCTGCCGCGATTGCCAATGGCGCGGCGATGGTGTTTTGGGACAGCGGCGACGGTTTCGCCTGGCGGCCGGAGTGGCAAATCGCCAACCTCGGCGTGCCGCACCTGAAGCAAAACGCCGGCCTGCTGGCGGCCAAACTCTACGGCAATTTTTCAGGTAGCCTTTCTTGCTGGGGGGTAACCGGTACCAATGGCAAAACCTCGATTTCGCAATGGCTTGCCCAAGCCGCCGATTTGCTCGGCACGCCCTGCGCCATCATCGGCACGGTGGGCAACGGCTTCTGGGGGCGGCTCGAAGAAACCACCCACACCACGCCCAACCCCGTGCGCGTGCAAACCCTGCTGCATCAATTCAAACAGCAGGGTGCGAAAGCTGTGGCGATGGAAGTATCCAGCCACGGCCTCGACCAAAACCGCGTGGTCGGCACACCTTTCTCCTCCGCCATCTTCACCAATCTCACCCGCGACCACCTCGATTACCACGGCAGCATGGCTGCTTATGGCGCTAGCAAGGCCAAACTGTTCTATTGGCAAAGCCTTCAGCACGCCATCATCAATACGGATGACAAATTCGGCCGCGAGCTGACCGATAGGCTGCGCGCCGACCGCCCAAGCCTGAACGTGTACGGCTACGGCTTCAATGAACAAGCCGATATCCGCATCACCCGCTTTACCGCTTCCGCCCAAGGCATGCAGGTAGCCTTCGACACGCCTTGGGGCAGCGGCGAAATCCACAGCCGGCTCTTAGGGCGGTTCAATGCGCAAAACCTCGCCGCCTGCATCGGCCTTTTGTGCGCCGAAGGCTATGCGCTGCCCGACGTATTGCGCGTGCTCGCGCAAATCCGCCCCGCCACCGGCCGCATGGACTGCATCAGCCGCGCAGGCCGCCCGCTGGTGGTGGTGGACTATGCCCACACCCCCGACGCGCTGGAAAAAGCGCTGGCCACTCTGCGCGAAATCAAACCGCAGGATGCGAGCCTGTGGTGCGTGTTCGGCTGCGGCGGCAACCGCGATCGCGGCAAACGCCCGCTGATGGGCAGCGCCGCCGTGCAAGGTGCGGATAAAGTGGTGATCACCAGCGATAATCCGCGCATGGAAGAGCCGCAAGACATCATCGCCGACATCCTGCCCGCCGTGCCGCAGCCCGCACTGGTGGAGGCCGACCGCCGAGTGGCCATCCAAACCGCCATCCACCGCGCCGCGCCGCAGGATATCGTGCTGATTGCCGGCAAAGGCCACGAAACCTATCAAGACGTACAGGGCGAGAAGCACCATTTCTCCGATTTTGAAATTGCCGAAGCCGCGCTGGATGAGGCTACCTGA
- a CDS encoding UDP-N-acetylmuramoyl-tripeptide--D-alanyl-D-alanine ligase, whose translation MSTLDLAFVCRALNLPAPQHNLPIRRVITDSRQAAAADERGTDLFVALVGDKHDAHDFVPAVLEQGALALVSRQDCAALSGSLPVADTLAALQTLAAAWREAVNPLVLGITGSSGKTTVKEMLAAILRRQFGEAAVLATAGNFNNHIGLPLTLLALRPQQRYAVIEMGMNHFGELDALTRIARPDAALVNNALRAHIGCGFDGVGDIARAKSEIYRGLPESGTALIPAEDEYAEVFRAACRALNVRQIEFGVDKGEVHAENVRLLPLGCRFDLVWQDQRATVELPVPGKHNVANAVAAAALALQAGVGLPESAAALAGFANIKGRLQRKAGLRGSTIIDDTYNANPDSMKAALDVLAGLPAPRIFVMGDMGELGDGEAPALHAEIGRYARDKGIEAAYFVGDFSVEAAEAFGAAGLWFAAKDPLQQVLVHELPEQASVLVKGSRFMQMEEVVAALQGHEA comes from the coding sequence ATGTCCACACTCGATTTAGCTTTTGTCTGCCGCGCCCTGAACCTGCCTGCGCCGCAGCACAACCTCCCCATCCGCCGCGTCATCACCGACAGCCGCCAAGCCGCCGCTGCCGATGAGCGCGGCACTGATTTGTTTGTTGCCTTGGTGGGCGATAAACACGATGCCCACGATTTTGTGCCTGCCGTGTTGGAGCAGGGCGCTTTGGCGCTGGTATCGCGCCAAGACTGCGCCGCGCTTTCAGGTAGCCTGCCGGTGGCCGACACTTTGGCGGCGCTGCAAACCCTGGCTGCCGCTTGGCGCGAAGCGGTAAACCCGCTGGTGCTCGGCATCACCGGTTCTTCCGGCAAAACCACGGTGAAGGAGATGCTGGCCGCTATCCTGCGCCGCCAATTCGGCGAAGCGGCCGTATTGGCTACCGCCGGCAATTTCAACAACCACATCGGCCTGCCGCTCACTCTGCTTGCCCTGCGGCCGCAGCAGCGTTATGCCGTTATCGAAATGGGCATGAACCATTTCGGCGAGCTTGATGCGCTCACCCGCATCGCCCGCCCTGATGCCGCGCTGGTCAACAATGCCCTGCGCGCACATATCGGCTGCGGTTTCGACGGCGTGGGCGATATTGCCCGCGCCAAAAGCGAAATCTACCGTGGGCTACCTGAAAGCGGCACAGCGCTGATTCCGGCGGAAGACGAATACGCCGAAGTGTTCCGCGCCGCCTGCCGCGCCCTGAATGTGCGCCAAATCGAATTCGGCGTGGACAAGGGCGAAGTGCATGCCGAAAACGTCCGGCTGCTGCCCCTGGGCTGCCGCTTCGATTTGGTGTGGCAAGACCAACGCGCGACGGTAGAACTGCCGGTGCCGGGCAAGCACAACGTGGCCAATGCCGTGGCTGCGGCCGCGCTGGCTTTGCAGGCCGGCGTGGGGCTACCTGAAAGCGCCGCCGCGCTGGCCGGGTTTGCCAATATCAAGGGACGTTTGCAACGCAAGGCCGGCCTGCGCGGCAGCACGATTATCGACGACACCTACAACGCCAATCCCGACAGCATGAAGGCCGCGCTGGATGTGTTGGCCGGGCTGCCTGCGCCGCGCATTTTCGTGATGGGCGATATGGGCGAACTGGGCGACGGCGAGGCCCCCGCCCTGCATGCCGAAATCGGCCGCTATGCGCGGGATAAGGGCATCGAAGCCGCCTATTTTGTGGGCGATTTCAGTGTGGAGGCTGCCGAGGCTTTCGGTGCGGCCGGGCTGTGGTTTGCCGCTAAAGACCCGCTGCAGCAGGTGCTGGTGCACGAGTTGCCGGAGCAGGCTTCGGTGTTGGTAAAGGGTTCGCGTTTTATGCAGATGGAAGAGGTGGTGGCCGCCTTGCAGGGTCATGAAGCGTAG
- a CDS encoding MBL fold metallo-hydrolase: MKRRLHGGYPLYPASNHYDPIRRRFFNPEPKRRLQPLDFGGAFKMLSRQGRFPAQPLPFEKPDFAAFMRQEGLPENEQREFRQNEQREFLRSKNEQKARFVWFGHSTLLMRVAGLNILTDPVFGMSAAPNNKMFRRFQPPPAVPHELPPLDIILYSHNHYDHLEESFVRSVADSGVHFLVPLGMEVLLRRWGVKAENISAADWYQSHTVGGVTFTAAPARHDSSRNLADHNRMLWAGWAVEGGGQRLYFSGDSSYGSHFADIGRHFGGFDLAFMENGQYDRRWPDNHMFPEQTVQAAIDVGARRMMPIHWGAFSLAMHDWDESVRRSIPLAIERGLPVLTPLIGQVFDADTETELWWEEV, from the coding sequence ATGAAGCGTAGGCTGCACGGCGGTTATCCGCTCTATCCGGCCAGCAACCACTACGACCCGATCCGCCGCCGTTTTTTCAACCCCGAGCCCAAACGCCGCTTGCAGCCGCTGGATTTTGGCGGAGCGTTCAAAATGCTCAGCCGGCAAGGCCGCTTTCCCGCGCAGCCGCTGCCGTTTGAGAAGCCTGATTTTGCCGCCTTCATGCGGCAAGAAGGGCTACCTGAAAACGAGCAGCGCGAGTTTCGCCAAAACGAGCAGCGCGAGTTTCTGCGCAGCAAAAATGAACAAAAGGCACGGTTTGTTTGGTTCGGCCATTCCACCCTGCTGATGCGCGTGGCCGGGCTGAACATCCTCACCGACCCCGTGTTCGGTATGAGCGCCGCGCCGAACAACAAAATGTTCCGCCGCTTCCAGCCGCCGCCCGCCGTGCCGCACGAATTGCCGCCGCTCGACATCATCCTCTACAGCCACAACCACTACGACCATTTGGAGGAATCCTTCGTGCGCAGCGTGGCAGACAGCGGGGTGCATTTCCTGGTGCCGCTGGGCATGGAAGTGCTGTTGCGCCGCTGGGGCGTGAAGGCGGAAAACATTTCGGCGGCGGATTGGTATCAGAGCCATACCGTCGGCGGCGTAACCTTCACCGCCGCTCCCGCCCGCCACGACAGCTCGCGCAACCTGGCCGACCACAACCGCATGCTGTGGGCGGGCTGGGCCGTCGAAGGCGGCGGCCAGCGGCTTTATTTCAGCGGCGATTCGTCCTACGGCAGCCATTTCGCCGACATCGGCCGGCACTTCGGCGGCTTCGACCTGGCCTTTATGGAAAACGGCCAATACGACCGCCGCTGGCCGGACAACCACATGTTCCCCGAGCAAACCGTGCAGGCCGCCATCGACGTGGGCGCGCGCCGCATGATGCCGATTCACTGGGGCGCGTTCAGCCTGGCCATGCACGATTGGGACGAATCCGTGCGCCGCAGCATCCCGCTGGCCATCGAGCGCGGCCTGCCAGTGCTCACGCCGCTGATCGGGCAGGTGTTCGATGCGGATACGGAAACTGAATTGTGGTGGGAAGAGGTGTGA
- a CDS encoding alpha/beta fold hydrolase translates to MQTMHSLSARCRIRFMDLPAHAGRNSIPCLFIHGLGCAASYEYPRIAASPALAGRRTILLDLAGHGYSERPQDFSYSTSAQAAIVSELANHLNLPHFYLYGHSMGGSIAIEAAEQLGSRVRGLMVSECNLIAGGGIFSRNITAQNEAYFIHNGYAELLNNELSPWAGSLQSAAPWALWRSAYHLVNGISPDWLHRLSSLPQRKIYLVGDRSLPNTDYDLILQYGIPCAVIADAGHSMSWENPEGLATALAEFMCA, encoded by the coding sequence ATGCAAACCATGCACTCCCTCAGCGCACGCTGCCGCATCCGATTTATGGATCTACCAGCCCATGCAGGCAGAAACAGTATCCCTTGCTTATTTATCCACGGCCTAGGCTGCGCTGCCAGCTACGAGTACCCCCGCATCGCTGCCAGCCCGGCCTTGGCAGGCCGCCGCACTATCCTGCTTGACTTGGCAGGTCACGGCTACAGCGAACGCCCACAGGATTTCTCCTATTCCACCAGCGCGCAAGCCGCAATCGTATCCGAACTGGCCAACCATCTTAACTTGCCGCACTTCTATCTCTATGGCCACAGCATGGGTGGCAGCATCGCTATTGAAGCAGCCGAACAGCTCGGCAGCCGTGTGCGCGGACTCATGGTAAGCGAATGCAACCTGATTGCTGGCGGCGGCATATTCAGCCGCAACATTACCGCACAGAATGAAGCGTATTTCATCCACAATGGCTATGCCGAATTGCTAAATAACGAACTCTCGCCGTGGGCGGGCAGCCTACAAAGTGCTGCCCCGTGGGCATTGTGGCGCAGTGCATATCATTTAGTGAACGGTATATCGCCCGATTGGCTGCACCGCCTCTCCTCCCTGCCCCAACGCAAAATTTATTTAGTTGGCGATCGTTCCCTGCCCAACACAGACTACGACCTTATCCTTCAATACGGTATTCCCTGCGCCGTGATTGCCGATGCCGGGCACTCGATGTCTTGGGAAAATCCGGAAGGCTTGGCTACCGCTTTGGCGGAATTTATGTGCGCTTGA